Genomic DNA from Danio rerio strain Tuebingen ecotype United States chromosome 5, GRCz12tu, whole genome shotgun sequence:
ttaaacaataagtcattaATAAATACACTTTGTTCATTCATACTTGTAAATCAGTAACCCTGTTTTAGTATTATTCTGACTTGCTTCATGCACTTTgggtaaataaaatatgaactgCTGGGTTAAAATGATCAAGATtgccatattttacccaaattcaCCTATTTTTATTCATGTCAAATCATTTCGGTTCAAGTTGGAAGGAAAAATCCTTCATGGGATCAATATTTCGGGGGAATGACCATAATGGGCTCCCCGTTTCTAGGCCGCCACATCAGAACCTGGGCATCGTTGGCGTTAGGCTTAACCAAGGCATTGATTGGGATGGGTTCATTGTGAATTTGGACTTGAGGCTGTTCCTGGACCAGTGGCTCCACGACTGTGGCTCTTTGACCCAGAGGCCTCTTGGGGTCCACTTTAACGCAGATCTGCATCCTCCAGCGGATGGTCCGGAGCAGCACCATCTCAGCTGTGGTTTCGTTCATAGCCACCAGCCAGGTAGTGAAGCGCTGGTCCCTCTGGATGGCACTCAGAAGAGGAGGGCTGCTGGTGGTGCCCACCGGGACACTCCACGTCACACTCGGGCAGAAGTTGTCGTTCATGCTGACAGTGAGTTTGGTGCTCTTTTTGGTGGGACCCACTATGGTGTACATCTCAGTGGTGCAGCCGTACCAGGGGTAGTTCACGCCATCCGAATCACTGATGGCCTGTATTTGCCCACATCTCAACTCTGGCAGCTCCCAGCTGGATCTGAAGAGGGAAGATGACACTTGTCTttcaaatgagaagtgtcttgaagggggcggggcctGTCAggtactagaaagcatttgattggttgcgatttgagggaatgatgcacaaatagaaagccccgccccctactcaatacaTCGCCATACTGAAATGAAAGTCTTTGTAACTTATGATTCACACAGACTTGAATACTGGAATATTGTCATCCATGAAAACATACTGAGTAATGCAACTcaaaaaatcctgtaattttttcTGGGAGATCTCAGTCCCTTCACTCAAAATTCATTTCAAAAAGTGCATAAAGCAAACAAGAATTTAATCCATATGCATCAAGATGTTTGGTCAGAGTCTTCAGAAGACACACAGTCATGTTATAAGATGAACagatttgatttattaattgatttatttaattagtgtTATTTATAACACTAGTTTAACAATAGACACTAATCATCATGTAGACGTTAGACATGTttggacgtctattagacatcttttaaaaacaaaagagaattGCCTGCTTTTGTATTTGTCTATTTCGTGACTTATTCTTCACGTACGAGCTGACGCAGTTATGGTAATCTTTTTAGCTCGATACTTCcagtctcatttacttccattgatTTCCAGGCAATAAACACAGCTCGTTAAGCTGCTCAATGTTGcaaattgatattttcttattatattattctacttgttatgtatagtcatgaacatacTCGTGTGTAGAGCAAATAGTTTGACCCAATTTCTGCTGTTCATTTTTCCTAGGCATTTCCCCCATAGTCAAATCATTTGGAAGTCCTCAAACAAGCGCAAAAACGAGCACATTTTCGCATGACAGAATAAGGTCGATTGTTAGATGTCTAttatattttcacttttatttagccttgttttagcaaaAGTCTATGTTTGGAAGTCTATtagttgtattttgaaaataaaaaaagcctGCTTTTTCTCATTGCATGCTTGATTAGTTTATTTTTGGACcatttttagatgtctattaatttttttttatttagccttGTATTAGCAAAAACGTCTATGTTTGGGCGTCTATTagatgtattttaaaaaacaaaaaaattgtcttgttttgaatTTGTATCTGTCTATTTAATGACTAGTTTATGTTTGGGCTATTTTTAGATATctattaagttttttatttacatttagccTAGTTTTAACTAATATGTCTATGTTTGGACGTCTATTAGATGTATTTTAAAAAACCTAAAATGCCTGACTAGTTAATTTTTGGACTATTCTAGATGTCTATTAAATTTTCACTTTCATCAAGCCTTGTATTAGCAAAAATGTCTATGTTTGGACGTCTATTAGgtgtcataaaaaaatgaaaaaggatTGCCTGCTTTTTTCTATTTGCATgcctatttgatgactagttaaTTTTTGGACTATTTTTAGATGcctattaaaattttatttttgtttagtctTGTATTAGCAAAAACATCTATGTTTGGATGTCTAgtagatgtattttttttaaaatgcctaCTTTTTCTATTTGTGTATGTCTATTTACTGACTAATTCATTTTTGGACTATTGCGAGATGTTTGTTAGATTTCCACTTTCATTTAGCCTTGTATTAGCAAAAACGTctatgtttggatgtctattagatgtatttggaaaaacaaaaaaggatTGCCTGCTTTTTCTATTTGTACATCTATTTGATTACTAGTTTATTTTTTGACcaattttagatgtttttttagtttttaattttcatttagcCTTGTATTAGCAAAAATGTCTATGTTTGGACGTCTATTAGGTGTCataagaaaaaaactgaaaaaggaTTGTCTGattttttctatttgcatgtctatttgatgactagtttatTTTTGGACTATTTTTAGATGTCAATTAGAATTGTATTTTCATTTAGCCTGGTATTAGCAAAAACATCTATGTTTGGgcgtctattagatgtctttaAAAATGGCTTCTTTTTGCATTTGTTTCTGACAAATTATTTTTAGGTTTGgactatttttagatttttattttaattaagcctTGTTTTAGCAAATACGTCTATGTTTGAAGGTCTATTAGAtgcacttaaaaaaacaacaacctttttTTGTATTCGTATCTCTCGATTTATTGACTAGTTTATTTTTGGAATACTGCTAGACGTCTAttcgatttttatttttatttagccttGTTTTTACAATTATCTATCAATTGTCTATGTTCTGACGTCtattagatgtatttttttaaagcctGCTTTCTgtatctgtttatttgatgactagtttatttttagatttctttaagtttttaattttcattttgccTTGTGTTAGCAAAAATGTCTATTAGAtgccttttaaaaaaacaaagcctGCTGGGAAAtgtctaattcatacaaattatgtATGCAATTTGCATATCATTATTGGAGGCATGAGCAAAAAGTACAAAACTATATgaatgaaatataaatttataggaattagccactaaattaaagttacaaattacCCATGGATTGTGTAGATCATATTCAAATTTTGCATACTACAGACCTGATTGCTAAAATTTTCAAATTAGTTTGTTAAACTCAAACAAATGTTCTTGTTTGGGCTTCTGAAAAAACCTATACCTAAAAATGTATACTTTAAATGGTTATTGAAAGAAAGGTTTATTGGGGAACCTAAAAGGCTTTTTCTAAGACATGAGTGCATATATCCCTTATTTGCAAGAGACTGAATATTAATGTCAGGGGAATTTGAATAGTCAATCTTGGTGCAAATAACGCCTTCAGCTAGTTTTCTCAGGACTCACCCTCTAGTAAATGGTAAGTCCTTTGTCCTGCTTGGGGTGTGTTCAACTTTTTCTGCAGTTCAGGAAACAATCCCAGGAAATTGGTTCACAAACATTACTAACATCCTGAGAAATCACATTTACATAGTCTCACATGCCACCCAAACTACACAGGAGAAAGCAGCATCATTATTTATAGTAATCATCATGGATCTAAATAGTTTATAAAAGTTgtcttaatatacagttgaagtcagaattattagccctcctgaattattagctcccctcttcaaaggtgggctaataattctgacttcaactgtatatacatgatACATGAGACGCATATATACATGTTTTTTGCccaatattatatatacagtcaGGTCAGGAGCTGTCACTAGGTCAGTatcttttaaaaggtacacatttgtacctgaaATGGtgcatattggtaccttaaataTACAAATTAGAACCTTAAGCGTACATATTtgaagcttgtgcttcatcccgctccattttcaAGCAtgttaaatttttataaaatgtaaaatttataaaatgtattaattttttttaatttataaaatgtatttatttgtttttttgtttaagacattttatgtataatatttctgtttgaaaaataaataaataaataaataaaattaaatacatatttgtacctaaaaagtagAAATATACCAAACTAATGATAGCTCATATG
This window encodes:
- the fam78aa gene encoding uncharacterized protein LOC559300; its protein translation is MGCVQSVKLKPSFHENITVLELQASIDPSPTVLDESSNVVLRYRTPYFRASAQVQVPPMLCKEIWTVGWIQACNQMDFFNIYGNEGVSSWELPELRCGQIQAISDSDGVNYPWYGCTTEMYTIVGPTKKSTKLTVSMNDNFCPSVTWSVPVGTTSSPPLLSAIQRDQRFTTWLVAMNETTAEMVLLRTIRWRMQICVKVDPKRPLGQRATVVEPLVQEQPQVQIHNEPIPINALVKPNANDAQVLMWRPRNGEPIMVIPPKY
- the fam78aa gene encoding uncharacterized protein isoform X1 — encoded protein: MRTSQSWSCKPPSIPVRRSWMSPQTWFCGTARLTSGHPLRCRCHRCFAKRSGLLDGFRLAIRWTSSIYMETKECKSSWELPELRCGQIQAISDSDGVNYPWYGCTTEMYTIVGPTKKSTKLTVSMNDNFCPSVTWSVPVGTTSSPPLLSAIQRDQRFTTWLVAMNETTAEMVLLRTIRWRMQICVKVDPKRPLGQRATVVEPLVQEQPQVQIHNEPIPINALVKPNANDAQVLMWRPRNGEPIMVIPPKY